The Branchiostoma floridae strain S238N-H82 chromosome 1, Bfl_VNyyK, whole genome shotgun sequence sequence tgtcattctcctacgcagagagtCCAACGTTCAGGGGACAATTATCTCAGTAtgaatgatgttcagcaccagggacagctgccttagtgtagatggtgttcagcaccagggacagttgtcttagtgtggatggcgttcagcaccagggacagttgtcttagtgtggatggtgttcagcaccagggacagttgtcttagtatggatggtgttcagcactagggacagttGTCTtagtgtggatggtgttcagcactagggacagttGTCTtagtgtggatggtgttcagcaccagggacggttgTCTTAGTGTGGATGGCGTTCAACATCAGGGACAGTTGTCTtagtatggatggtgttcagcaccagggacagttgtcttagtgtggatgatgttcagcactagggacagttGTCTTAGTGTGGATGGCGGGCAGTTGTGTCAGTAtaaatggtgttcagcaccagggacagttgtCTTAGtgcggatggtgttcagtaccagggacagctgtCTTAGTGTGGATGGCGTTCAACATCAGGGACAGTTGTCTCGGTGcaaatggtgttcagcaccagggacaggtatgtttacttgtgtgtttggtgttcagcaccaaggacatgtgtgtttacatgtgtgtggatggcgttcagcaccagggacagctaggtgtgttttcctgtgtgtagatggtgtttaCCAGTGTAAAaattgttttcagcaccaagtgTGTTAACcagtgtgtggatggtgttcagaaccaaggaccTTAGGCTGGATTGTGTTGAGCACCAAGAAGAGGTCTGTTCACCTGTTTGTGGATGGTCCAGAGGGCACAGTTGCTCATAAACGACCTCGCTACGCTCGGTtgttcattcggtggttataggaatTGACTATGAATTATGGCAGTGTATACACCTCAGGGCCAGTCATGGACTATTAATTAATGGCGCCTGTGTTATGGGGAAATGGAGCCTTCTCATTGGTCGACGTCGTccggctatatgataatacatgctGAACCTCCTTATTCTCCGAGAAAATTTAGCTGAGGTAAGATTCCTCGACATTAGAGACTGTTTACGCCACTTGTTGCATTCCAAGCAGACACCTCACCATACCACATGAGTCACGAGGTATTTCTAACCAAATGAGGAAGCggcaacacaaaagaaaacaaagcaaagcaaaacTACACGTGGTCACGCAATCAGCAGAATTAGTCTGGTTGGAGAACACACATGTAGCCACAATCCCTCGCGGTTTAGTTGCGTTAACATTTTCTAGACATGGCCATGAGAGGCTGGGTGTTTGTCCTGTTCGTCATTCCTAGCCAAGTCACTTCGCCGTTCGGCACGGTCACTTCGCCATCCGAGCATGGTTGCATGGACACTGAAGGGTGAGTTATATTTTGAGTTGATGCCACATTGATTTGGTTGTATGGATGAAATCCTCGAGCATTGTTTTTTGCCTTTTCTCAGAaaaaatgtggccacatgtgactcaatggcatccctggtcaatcagaattttatgcttgccagaggatatTTGCTCCCAAGGATAAgtgggcacatggtcagggcatgggacCACAGCGCCCTTGTTACCCTGGCCTCTTGAACAAGAATGGTAGTAAAACCttattgaaatggcgacgattgtctaATGAggtgaacatacatgtaagagaaaccaagcctgggaaataATTTACTGGATGTTTAGTATTgtgtttagcagcatttttgctggatatttcttttctttttgcccTCACACATTAGTttgggggtctccagaggatgccaCCCATAAATTGAAGTCAATGTGGCCTAAGTACCTTTTTTGAACCAatcaattttcatatttcagccatatcaCTGgcatggtgaaatatattgtattcgtaatgtttcttctttctttcttctcctgtcaaatcttcaaaacacgttatctccgtcgttcctggactgaatgatctgaaatttggcacaagggtagagtgggcaaaTACCCCGACgcttttttgttcattttttttatatctgcctctaaaatgattttattgttgtttcattataatttttttaccaaaacggaatatttggccccctgtaccctagtattacaattgaattaCCCGAAATtcggtatagataggcattagatagttggtaaaatgacccatgtaaaatttttggcatcaactactttaaaatgcttaatttcagcatttttttctgaGTGGAAATTGATTTTCTTTCGGTCTCCAActgtgacctttcggacgtttaCCCCAGAGCCCCACACCTGCGCGGCGTAGAGCCGGTAGCAAGAGTTTAGTTCAGTTAatgagccagccaatcagcgaagaggaaggcGAAGGCTAAGCAAAATTCATAAGCGGACCACACAATCCGATATATACATGGATATTATGACaatacagcggccgtatgtcACTCTGCGCCCGGGTtgaatcgtagtttgcgaggatttggagtttgcAACAGGGTTATTTGGGTGGTAGCTATGGTACGCATGCTTTGAACGTCTTTGTCAATGAGTTTAGGAACATTGCGCATGGCAATATAAATCATTTTCgttagatttgactttggcagggtcagttgagacaatcgagaaaatgttacttggcgagAAATAGCGGGAAAATTGAACAGTTtgtgtttagttttgatacgtaagtttgacagtggcgagaatgattattatctcatcaatatttctcttcagaattgtttgaactgtaaatgtaaataattggcttacctgtgcaatgtttatatgaataaagatcagtgggtactgaaataaATTGTAACGTGTAACTTGTAAAATGTGTAACGTATTGCCcatagtcaatagatcagcattttctctatagtggccacctgtcttaaatagtggccacatttctctcACTGGACTGGAAAAAAGCGCTTTATTTTCTTCCGAGAAAATATAGGTATTTCtagtcttgttgttgtttgaaataaactttcaacattcaaattgtaagtaattttaaactgccagagtttcagcccaataaaacactctcacggtgccagggtatgaacagactgacctccgaaaagaagtTAACCCTcgaacaatgttgacaatcttGTCttccgggtctcgcacgctacgcgCAGGAAGTTGTTACACTAAGACAAGATTAGgcccgatggctgattgcatgcaaaataaaacagtttaacagtggCATACAGAATCATATatttaacaaagaaggaaaatgaaatatatacataaagccaaatcaagttaagttgttggtcctgggatttttcagaaaaaaaaatgaagcgacaggggggggggggtaaaattattttcaaaattcaagacGTCTCCGTCTCCAGTAATGGGCATACAAAACAAGAGgaagatttaagttttcagctttaagaaaacaaaaactactACACAGTACATGCACCCTCTCgataattattaaaacgtatgccctacgtgaataaaaaagttcactgcaataataaatgtacccacatcaccacaaggagcttatagcggtacttacacctagttatcgtactggaaATTGTTCAATGGCTTCAATGTCACGATGAacattttctgaatggaaggtatGGTGATTTTTGtcactttcggaaaaataggagctggcGCTATTTTTCAGATATGCATAGGAGCTCCAGTGTAAGAGTATACTCTTCCATATGGGTCCGggtcatattgggcaagctccgTTTTGACTTGGAATCAATTCATAATATTACTTCACTTTTGGGGATGACTTATTggtaaaatgttgcatttttggGCAGGGGTGATATGGAACAGTCGAATGCTGTGTGGGaagggtatggctgaaatatgctgtatttgctcttttCTAGTATCCATTAAGTTTTGAAATCGTTGCAACACTCTCTGTCATTTGTCGATACACACGTATATCTATTGTTACTGTTTTCACTGTACACCTTGAGCATAATATACAAGGCACGCCCGTAGTATGGGGCCTCCTTCGCGACCTTCTCGGGCGTTGGCGTATTTTGTTGTGTGAGGGATATATATTCGCAATTTTCATCACACTGCGGCAAGTTTTTTTATGCCAAGAAGGTCGTATTAATCTAGCGGTCAAACAAAAGCGaatctgcacacacacactggtcCACGTCAACCGTTAGTAAAAAGGCCGCGAAGGAGGCAACATGAGATATATTGTGTATGAAAACATGTAACTGTGTTTAGTAAGTGGAGATGAGTAAAACTATTTTTGGTCCTCCTTGATCCTGATCAACGACCAGTCTGCTCATCTACAAATTTAAAGACGTCCTGACTAGTCACTGGAGTCTACCTAACCTGGCGGCCATGGAGTGTCTTCAGCTATCTATGGACCGGCAGAAGAATTCTCTCTCGAAACTGAGTGCCCTACTGGACAGCATAGAAAGCGTAAAAGGTACAGACTGAACATAGTCCATGCAAATCAGGGCTTCATTGTCAAAGATCTGGaatatattttgatatgaaaGGTTGTAATGGGCGCTTGTCTTTTACGTCTGGTGTTTTGCAACTTCTTTCTATTAGCATAAATTCGTTGCCTGTACTACGGAATTCAAACTATATCTATAAGACTTTGCTATGATAGAAAATGTCACTGGCAAAAGTGTGCCTGGTTGATtgttgacaaaaacatttttggcgacgcctcaggggcgagcaaaatggtatattattgtgttgatCTGTTCCTTCTTACTGTGAACTGTAGATTGTGGAGAAATCTACCGAAACACCAAAGGCCGCATGGTTTCTGGAATCTACACTATCTACCCGCGTGCGCCAGACGGCGAGGACAAGAGCGCCCCTCTCCGTGTGTTCTGCCGTGTGAAGGCCGGCCGAGCCTGGACCGTCATCCAGCGGCGACAGGACGGGTCTGTGGACTTCTACAACCGGACATGGGAGGACTACCGCCGGGGGTTCGGCAATCTGACGGGAGAGTTCTGGCTCGGGAACGACAACATCCATAAACTCACAAACCAGGGCAGGTACAAATTGTACATGGACCTTGAAGATTTCAATGCGATTTGGGAGTATTCAGATCATGCCTGTTTCCGTGTGGAAAATGAACAAGCAAGGTATAAGTTACACGTGGGTCCACATAATGGAACTGCATACCACTCTCTGTGTTATCAAAGAGGGCGGGAATTTGAACAAAAACGATGTGACCAGGATCGTCCTGGGATCTCTTGTTACCTATACAAACCGGGAGGGTTTTGGATGCGTAGATGTGATGCCCTGAACCCAAATAGTTTCTATTATAAGAAGGCTGAGGATTGCCCCAAATACTCTAGGAATAAGAAACCTGGGATGGATGGGACCAAGTTTATTGAGATGATGATATCTGAGTCTGACAACACAACCTCCAGTAAACAAAAGTATGATGAATATTGCAAATGATGTAACAGAAATGACAAGCCTTGGTAAGTCATACAAGAATGATAGCCCTAAGTAGTTTATTTACACAGAAATTATAACCCTTACCACACCGGTGGTTATTGAATTTCAAGGTgtgtgacaaaaaaaaaaatcaaccaatcagaattaCACCCAACATGGAGGAATGACAATTaccacagtacagtagagaGGATTCTGACAAGATTTGATATGCCAAAATTGTAATGTTAAGAATATTTTCTGATTCTTCTTGTGCatcaaaaaatgacaaatgtaaATCTTTAAATGAATTTTTCATAGATTCAACAAATAATTTTACAAGTAaagttttaaaatgatatatgcGTTGCACATGAATTTGTTCGCTCCACTCACTAGGTGTATTTATTCAGTGGCTATACAATGTAGCAACCAGGTCCTATGACACCATTGACACATAGGAGCGGGTCATTAAACCCTTTATTATTTCACGCAAAATAACCTACATAGTGGATATTAGATTTGAAATGTCTAGAGTCCAAGAGATATACGTATATACGCAATATGCcttacattttctttgtcaagaaatgcaaagacaaaatatttcAGCATCAATTAGAGTTGCAAAGGGTGTCTATTGGTGCCTTGAAGTCATGTTTGTACttaatgttatatgtatcatATTGTATGTACCACTTTTACTAGTATGACAAAATAAATTCGTTTATAGCACTATCTGTGCCGCTATGGAGTTGTGATGTTAACAGGCAATGAAGCAAATGTATGAAACGTAGACAGCAAAGATAAACCTTATAAGAAGAACAATACAACAGGATATATGGAGTCCTAACTAAAGGACACCAGTGTAAAAATACTtcttctgtgaatagtttcaaaGAAGTGACAAGGAAGAGGTGATGGACAAAGAGGACAAACAATAGACAGACTGTAGATTTTCTAAATatacatttgattttgaaaagtatTCAAGACAATACACTACTGTTTGCTTCATCATAAAATCTATTTTACTGATATTTCAAAATATGAACATATATCTACTATAAAGACTTCTTTCTATAAAAAATGGATTttgtacacaaaaacacactacACTGCACAAGgaatgtaacagttatacaaGTAGTCCAACAGCAAGACGTTACTGTTTACACGTCTTCTGCTGAATTAGAATTTTGGCACCATATTTCGTGTGTGTCTTTAGTGACTTCACATAATGTCTTAAAAGATCGAACAGCCTTTTAAGATTGCTTAGATACAAAGATATTGGCATGTATGTGGCAAAAGGGAATAAAACATCTCCAGATATACAAATACGAAACTTTGAAGAAAGTCTACACATACAAGCAACTGATAACCAATCATTTCACATTTCTCACACAAAAATAACTCCAAAAGAGGTCTTGTAATTTCAGAACAGCACAAAGAAATCTCCACACattaactacagtcaaacctgcctaagcgaccacctcttcaaACCGACCATCTGGTCATTACAACCGCTTTTTTCTCGGTTCCCAAAATTTTCCGCATAGACGTAGGCATTAAGTGCCCTTTTCAatacgaccacctggccaatgcgcCTGCAACCGCCCAAAATTAGGGCCAGACAGGACCAAATCCTTGCCCATAACGGCTGTGTCATTTTGAAGCTTGAgatgtcatcgattttcaatgataactaccatgattttgtgccaaaattgGCCAATTTGCGTCAAATTTTGACTTCCATACGacgttatgttcaaaataaaagtGGCGGCGGATACGTGTGGGTGGAATCTTTGGGATCATTTATGCTATGCCGCAGGCTTGTTGTGACATGATACTCTTCAAACCGGCCACCTGTTCAAAATGCCTTTGCCCGGTCCCCGACTGGtcgtcttgagcaggtttgattGTACTAAACTTTTCACAGAGGGGTACCAGATTTAAATATGCAATACAATGTGAGGTTTGAACTGATTGCAATGATTCTTAATTAACttaatgctggttcacctttatccacagggtaacctatatctgttgtatctagaaatagaatatttaagggtacacatgtatgtagttgacaaactgtggtttcaaactgcatcttTTAAATacaactgatataggttaccccacagatgaAGTTGGTGTTATAACTGccattatattatataaaacATCATACTATTGTCTAATTTGCAATGACAAAGATGAAGTAGCATTTTTTCTGATCAAAAGCTATAAATAAAAATCTTGATCCTGAGACATTCTTGTCCTCAACTTCTTTCGACAATTCCTTATTAAGTCTCTGTTTTCTGTACAACTGCATTGATAGCAATTCATACATAATTTATACATAGATTTTATGCATAGAAGTATACTTCATGTGGTTCTGCTTGCTTGTCACTTATACATGTAAGAATATCTTTCACCCTGCAGGCTAGACTAAAATGAGAGTGAACAGGTCTATCAAGAAATTGCTCACTAGTAATTTCCTTGGATTTCTATTTGGTTCACTTTCACAGAGAGAAATTCAATTTGAAATTCTGCAAATGTAGAAGTCAAAGCAATCGAAAGAGCAACCAAAGGCATAGCTGAACAATTGTGACAATCATTGTTGACAACAAATATGCATCAGATTTATCAAAAATAGAGCTTCTACTTCCAATGTAAATATATACATTCTCTACTTAATCGAAGGTAAAAATATCCTAGGGAGATGCTCTAAGCTTAGAGAAAATCAGTGATCTACATATCCATTCATATGGCAAGTGCAGCAAATGGGATCATATCAAGATTTTGGAAGTATCTTTTTTTAGTGGGAAGCTGTTTCGTGTATAATACAAAACAACTTATAATTACCAGTCTGATATTTTACACCATTGTTGTCCTTTCATATTCctgcccatagttaatttgatcCTCTCCAAGTTCCTTTTGTCGCTGTTTGTACTCTTGGAACTCCTGTTTCAGAGCAGCACACCGCGCGTCAACGTCGGAAAATCTCGATATCCTCCGATGTCTGCGAATTTCCCGCGGGCCAGGCAGTTTCGTCTCGCTCGTTCGAGGCTTCTGTTTTGGAAGCGGGCTCCTGCCTTGAATGATGTATTTTTGTACTGCCTGGAGAATGTTTGAGGCCAGCGGCTCTGTTCTGTCCCACTCAAAGTGTTCGTCTGCATcagtggggtggggggtggaccCTGAAGCAGGTGACTGTTCAGAACTAGTGAAATCAAACGGGCCGTCCTCTCCGCTAACGTTACCACTGCTGTCACCGCGGGATCCATGAGTGGTGGTGTGGGACGTGTTCTTACTCACAAACCCACTACTGAGGGAGTCATGGTCTGCGGAGGTATACCCTCCTTCGCTTGTCCTAAAACTGCTGCCTCGAGAGATACCGACCGTGGACGTTTTACTTCCCCGGCCACTACTGACACTAGTAGAGCTGGCACGGCCTGGTGAAACCTCAAGGGTTGGCGGTTTCTTTTCTGTGAATATTTCGTTCACCAAGGTAGCATTGCTCCCCTTGTAGGACTTGTCTTCGCTCTCTTCTCCGGTGAGAGTTTGCTCGGATCCGAAGGTGAAGTCGGAGTGGTCCAGCTGTGACGTGCTGCTCTGCGGAGTGCTGTGGAAGACGCGGTGGAGATGCCGAGCGGACAACGTTTCGACCGGCGCACTGTGGCGGTTGTCTAAGAAATCTAGCTGCGAACTGTGAGCGAACCTATTGTCCTCTGGCACGTATGGATAAGACACTCGGAAGGCGGGTTCTCGGAAGGCTTGATGCCGTGGCGGCTTTGGCGGCCCAGCGGGGTAGACTTTGTGAGATTCTCTACTGGAGGTGCTACTGTGGCTCTGAGGTCTGGTGTTCAAATAGTGCTGCATGGGAACCCCCTCGAATGAAGTCCTGGAGGTACTCGAATATCTCCCCAGACCATTGCCAGGGTACTTGGTACTACTAGCTGAGCTGGGGTATCTTTGCAGACTTTGACCCGGCAAGCTACGGTACCTCGCAGGTTGCGTGGTGTTAAATAATTCGGGACTACTGTGAATGTCTGCTGAGACAACTTGTTGCGATCCTCTTGAATAAGGTGACAAATGTCTCGGCTGGACTTTTGAGGATGGCTTAGCAGAACTTCTCTTTGAAACAGGTTGAATCATAGCTCTTCTGACCTCTGAACTATGACCGCTCCCATAGCTGCCATCGCTGCTGGTTGGGGAGGGCGTGACCTCCTCTTGTTGGATTGGTCGGAATGTGTTTTGCATCCGCGGCACAGGACAGAACGAGCTATCCTTGGAAATATGGAACAGCCTGCCCGGCGGGACAAGCTGCGGCACCGGAAGGATGTCGTTCGTTTGGTACGGCGAATGTCGCCTTTCGTTTGTAAGACCCTTGTCTTGACCCAAGACAAAGCGACCGTCCGGGGCTCTACTGATGGTTCCTATTGGTCGGGTAATCTCAACGTTGTATCTGAAGTTACGTGAAGACCTCAGCAACTTGTACATGCTTGGCGAGTCGTACTGTATGTTCATGTTCTTATCCTGGGACGACATACTGGGCTTTTCTGAAGCAGACTTGCTCCTATAGGAGTCGGGTGGGGTTTGGGAGGTGTCCATGAAAAACCTGTTTTTGATGTGCCCTCCAAAGCCATTGTTGAATCCGTTAGAATAATTGTTATGGTGTGGAGTCCATCTTGCTCTGTCTTGAGCCAACCTGTGCAAGGATTAAGAGTAATAGTAAGTTTACAGAACATTTTCTTCAGAGGCAAGGCATATTTGAGGCAGGGAACTTAACACTATCTTTGGAGGACAAATACTACCTTAATATCAGTTTAGGCTGCTAGGGGACCAAAatctacaccacttcttccttatatcaaaagctatctgctaCCAAAAAATCAAGGTCCATAGGATGTCCaggataaaagatacaaaaaggtctgctgcagttccAGGGGGCATAAACATGACTTCCCCACCAAAACCCACATTCGAAAGTTATACTGACCTCAAATAttcagaaacacagacacacacacacatatacacacacagcaGGGAAACACACATAAAGACACGCTTAAGCTTTCATGgatgtaactacatgtagtacacaacTACCAGAGGCTAAAAATTCTGCATTACAACAACAATTTGTTAAAAACTTTAgaaggcaaagatgtttatactTACTTTGACAAGCTGATCAACttcacattttctgtagaaagaTGAAATACAGGGTTAaaacaatacataaaaaatgtaattttctatGATCATCTTTCACTAGCGAAAATTAAGTGACAATTATATTGAAATGAAGACACAATTAAAGTCCTCCCACTCACCCTGCCGTTGCTTCTTCCTTTTGACCTTTCTCTTGTTGATGACCTTGACAGCAAAGGAGCTGAGCAAGATAGCCAGGAGCAGAAAACCGAGGCCCCCAGCCACCCCTGCCAGGACAGGTGTGGAAACCCCTAACTGTCCTGCTATTCCCACTGGGGGTGTGTATACTGGGATGTCTGGGAGGGGAGGAGAGGAATAATCAATACAGCACAAAACAGTGTTTgacaatacaatgtaccttgAATTTAGCAAGATggcaggtacattttgtatatggaAAGCCCCATTAACTTTCGAGGTGACAATTCAAGAGCTTTAGTTAtagatatcaaaatatatcatattACAAGAATGAAGCATGGCTTGCTAGGGTTTAGGATCACAGACAAAAAAGGAGCTTGTATTTGCACAGAACATAATTACCGGAATTACAACTGTAGGACTTTCCCCcttttataattacatgtaacgctagtacTACCGGTAGTAGTAAATGTACACACATTTCAAACTGGACCCAACCACCAAAATGTCTCCATAGACAGAGAAGCTTTTCCCTTGATGTTCCCAGTTTACAT is a genomic window containing:
- the LOC118414397 gene encoding microfibril-associated glycoprotein 4-like, translating into MATRGWVFVLFVIANEVVCPGANSSQSGSPDCDKHDCMDGLRHADTDGLLIYKFKDVLTGHWSPPNRAAMECLQLQLDRQKNSISKLGALLDSIDVKDCGEIYRNTKGRMVSGIYTIYPRAPDGEDKSAPLRVFCRVKAGRAWTVIQRRQDGSVDFYNRTWEDYRRGFGNLTGEFWLGNDNIHKLTNQGRYKLYMDLEDFNAIWEYSDHACFRVENEQARYKLHVGPHNGTAYHSLCYQRGREFEQKRCDQDRPGISCYLYKPGGFWMRRCDALNPNSFYYKKAEDCPKYSRNKKPGMDGTKFIEMMISESDNTTSSKQKYDEYCK
- the LOC118414383 gene encoding protein turtle homolog B-like isoform X2 — protein: MERVCVWYLWLLATVLFSLEIVGPTSTAAVVFRTAVPSLNVTAARPTFLDKSPALLQYSEGDTGRLFCVAAGHPPPQVLWKKGDQPIMPTVRYRLSETSLTIPSLTREDAGVYTCNAQSEAGDLQHTMRMVIFGPPVIMVPPQNTTGVVGSEVAFECQAEAFPSNMTMRWLRDGINVFYYTSLYSRVNVLGDGTLIIRRLRRTDVGMYTCSPTNGIGVAPRATAYLRVQYPPQLLPMPATQLIPRGGEGRIRCPHDADPPIHTILWKKNGRVLDVAADPSLSSARDGTLVIAGVTDMAAGLYSCIPRNVLGSGGESPYIQVSVTDPPEFTVQPEPSYYVTVGQDITMVCAATGEPMPFVTWRKDGVDLDDELYDISGGNLSLWEVTKEDYGLYECLAQNEVTTISATSRMFIQGTSPHVPTDLSVATSSNSAHVSWRPSYNGGSDQTFIIWYRAVAARDWNTLQVNGNLNRYTVYNLMSSTMYEFSVMARNRLGDSLFTTIVVKATQEPGYVDPYKPLPPQELTANLTEDGVVLSWLAPPQPPLGKVVSYAVEYRQEGTTWRILQESIGAENTTVLVVDDLYRQTTYEFRVFAFSEVTFSEPSEVISVYTGDIPVYTPPVGIAGQLGVSTPVLAGVAGGLGFLLLAILLSSFAVKVINKRKVKRKKQRQENVKLISLSKLAQDRARWTPHHNNYSNGFNNGFGGHIKNRFFMDTSQTPPDSYRSKSASEKPSMSSQDKNMNIQYDSPSMYKLLRSSRNFRYNVEITRPIGTISRAPDGRFVLGQDKGLTNERRHSPYQTNDILPVPQLVPPGRLFHISKDSSFCPVPRMQNTFRPIQQEEVTPSPTSSDGSYGSGHSSEVRRAMIQPVSKRSSAKPSSKVQPRHLSPYSRGSQQVVSADIHSSPELFNTTQPARYRSLPGQSLQRYPSSASSTKYPGNGLGRYSSTSRTSFEGVPMQHYLNTRPQSHSSTSSRESHKVYPAGPPKPPRHQAFREPAFRVSYPYVPEDNRFAHSSQLDFLDNRHSAPVETLSARHLHRVFHSTPQSSTSQLDHSDFTFGSEQTLTGEESEDKSYKGSNATLVNEIFTEKKPPTLEVSPGRASSTSVSSGRGSKTSTVGISRGSSFRTSEGGYTSADHDSLSSGFVSKNTSHTTTHGSRGDSSGNVSGEDGPFDFTSSEQSPASGSTPHPTDADEHFEWDRTEPLASNILQAVQKYIIQGRSPLPKQKPRTSETKLPGPREIRRHRRISRFSDVDARCAALKQEFQEYKQRQKELGEDQINYGQEYERTTMV